A portion of the Podospora pseudoanserina strain CBS 124.78 chromosome 2, whole genome shotgun sequence genome contains these proteins:
- the nop16 gene encoding Ribosome biogenesis protein Nop16 (EggNog:ENOG503P47V; COG:J), producing the protein MGRELQKRKARSSRSKVKMPNRRTKALNPLGNSIIAQNWDKKQTLSQNYTRFGLVARLGKTTGGTAPNDKSKLRTDVQDPLAVQSYSNSGSLRVREVKVERDPETGKILRIIKDTNPLNDPLNDLESGDEGESAEKKEYEEWGGLAGETYEKSEVLKALEREAGREVVAKPRYQSDREREWLERLVERHGEDVGAMARDMKLNPMQQTPGDLKRRLKKAGLI; encoded by the exons ATGGGTCGCGAACTTCAAAAGCGCAAGGCGCGCTCCTCGCGCTCCAAAGTGAAGATGCCCAACCGCCGCACGAAGGCTCTCAACCCCCTAGGAAACAGCATCATCGCCCAGAACTG GGACAAGAAACAGACCCTTTCCCAAAACTACACCCGCTTCGGCCTCGTCGCAAGGCTAGGTAAAACAACAGGCGGCACCGCCCCCAACGACAAATCCAAACTCCGCACCGACGTCCAAGACCCCCTCGCCGTGCAGTCTTACTCCAACTCTGGCTCCCTCCGCGTCCGTGAGGTAAAAGTCGAGCGCGACCCCGAGACGGGAAAGATCCTCCGGATCATCAAGGATACCAACCCTTTGAATGACCCGCTAAACGACCTCGAGTCTGGAGATGAGGGTGAATcagcagagaagaaggagtaCGAGGAATGGGGCGGGCTAGCGGGGGAGACGTATGAGAAGAGCGAAGTTCTCAAGGCGTTGGAAAGGGAGGCGGGAAGAGAAGTAGTGGCGAAACCGAGGTATCAGAGTGatagggagagggagtggttggagaggttggtggagaggcatggggaggatgtgggtgCTATGGCGAGGGATATGAAGTTGAATCCGATGCAGCAGACGCCCGGGgatttgaagaggaggttgaagaaggcggggCTGATTTAG
- a CDS encoding hypothetical protein (EggNog:ENOG503NUAG; COG:S), whose amino-acid sequence MTAPINTPSTGAAKDVASARKRRRRAPAGGAADDCFTCAKRNVKCDRRRPYCSQCLEIGNECSGYKTQLTWGVGVASRGKLRGLSLPIAKAPPVNQAKTSLSSIKSPTITTRSRTTSVTSNGQWPTEQDERAVRGDLEMGHGRSPSITIPPFHHHPYDMSHMSPTESAPPGWTHIPFSSSMPPVDGPRFPPPRSLHIPVSTPGDMMMHREMIHTPLDTMSEVDYMSPIAHSFPRDDVPQYIHSPIVYDGFHNHGSPVPQSPTGGIMIEQPRAPTSCPSLVYGPSEPASSLQSHMSHVESLEAQLSRKLPHECDVMAPGTPDLDTYGSSVQSHHGSFWAPSNADEDSLSCSVNEKTQAPWANSYPSQSPSPVLQMSPDLATKMPFFIDYYEKSMCPSMVFIDGPNNPFREHILGLANSSRSLQHAICALAACNLRMKRKLSLGQHSFDMREKSPVESPSDGQDQSLTEEYQHRNLAVRLLDEQLNDAEKSTQDSVLATILLLCHYRMAESGVAKFHTQFAGVKKILGMRRMSPYPPSRDSAWMEALFTYFDAISASVNDREAQLNTSFYGVLPDAQLLPPGAENLVGCDRELFRTIIKLGRLNLLSQQRPVQNLLASSPLPRANDTSRSVSPLGAPFKSSPLLSGPDHHHSLFGGLPHPINSSVRFDGNGFGSTLDDNDHLGANSMQSPSSAYDDHRSAFWREWKEARIALQTWEFDSNRVRASLTGPPLPLPSLSSSPTSPGVGMGVGAGVNGTTPPPTATQIRDLNSLSEAFRYAALLYTERLASPHSSSTHNNFRNLVSQVVYYATSLEAGSSAEKFLLWPLFVAGSECVNELQQNIVRSKCREIMNRSGYMNNLAALEVLERLWAGEGVQVKDEYNRMRPSTAGQQQRGGPFNWIKCIGGNQEVEWIMF is encoded by the exons ATGACTGCACCAATCAACACGCCGTCGACAGGAGCAGCGAAGGATGTTGCCTCGGCCAGAAAgcgcagaagaagagccCCCGCCGGCGGGGCCGCAGACGACTGCTTTACTTGCGCCAAGCGGAATGTGAAGTGTGATCGGAGGAGACCGTATTGCTCGCAGTGCTTGGAGATTGGTAACGAGTGCTCTGGTTACAAGACGCAGCTCACATGGGGTGTTGGCGTGGCCAGTCGGGGCAAGCTTCGCGGGTTGTCGCTGCCCATTGCAAAGGCACCACCAGTCAACCAAGCCAAGACGAGCCTTTCCAGCATCAAGTCACCAACGATCACGACACGCTCTCGGACGACCTCCGTCACTTCGAACGGTCAGTGGCCAACCGAGCAGGATGAGCGGGCAGTTCGCGGCGACCTTGAAATGGGCCACGGGCGGAGCCCCTCTATCACCatacccccttttcaccaccacccttacGACATGTCGCACATGTCTCCTACCGAATCCGCGCCGCCGGGATGGACTCACATTCCCTTCTCGTCTAGCATGCCCCCAGTAGATGGTCCGAGGTTTCCTCCACCACGCAGTCTTCACATTCCTGTGTCGACTCCTGGTGACATGATGATGCACCGGGAAATGATCCACACTCCCCTGGACACCATGAGCGAGGTTGACTACATGTCTCCCATTGCTCACTCGTTTCCGAGAGACGACGTGCCGCAATACATCCACAGCCCTATTGTCTACGACGGATTCCACAATCACGGGTCGCCCGTTCCACAGAGCCCAACAGGTGGCATCATGATTGAGCAGCCCCGGGCACCAACCTCTTGCCCCAGCCTCGTATATGGTCCATCAGAACCCGCTTCGAGTCTTCAATCTCACATGTCTCATGTAGAGTCCTTGGAAGCCCAGCTCAGTCGCAAGCTCCCACATGAATGCGACGTCATGG CTCCTGGCACACCTGACTTGGACACTTACGGAAGCAGTGTCCAGTCTCACCACGGCTCTTTCTGGGCCCCCTCGAACGCGGATGAGGATTCGCTCTCCTGCAGCGTCAATGAAAAGACCCAAGCCCCCTGGGCGAACTCATATCCTTCAcagtcaccatcacccgTCTTGCAGATGAGCCCAGATCTCGCCACCAAGATGCCATTCTTCATCGACTACTACGAGAAGTCCATGTGCCCTAGCATGGTGTTTATCGATggtcccaacaaccccttccgaGAGCATATTCTTGGCCTTGCCAACAGCAGCCGGAGCTTGCAGCACGCCATCTGCGCGCTGGCCGCCTGCAACCTCAGGATGAAGCGCAAACTCAGTCTCGGTCAACACAGTTTCGACATGAGAGAGAAGAGTCCCGTGGAGAGCCCCTCGGATGGGCAAGATCAGTCATTGACTGAAGAATACCAACACAGAAACTTGGCAGTACGGTTACTTGACGAGCAGCTCAACGACGCGGAAAAGTCAACACAGGACTCCGTTTTGGCCACCATCTTGTTGCTCTGCCACTACAGAATGGCCGAGTCAGGGGTTGCCAAGTTTCACACACAGTTTGCCGGAGTCAAGAAGATTCTGGGCATGCGCCGGATGTCTCCTTACCCACCATCAAGAGACTCGGCCTGGATGGAGGCGCTCTTCACATACTTTGATGCCATCTCCGCCAGTGTTAACGACAGAGAAGCCCAGCTCAACACGAGCTTTTACGGTGTTCTCCCTGATGCACAGCTCCTCCCACCCGGAGCTGAGAACCTCGTCGGCTGCGACCGCGAGCTCTTCAGGACCATTATCAAACTTGGCCGACTTAACTTGCTTTCTCAGCAGCGGCCAGTCCagaacctcctcgcctcctcgccACTCCCCCGGGCAAATGATACCTCGCGTTCCGTCTCCCCGCTCGGTGCGCCATTCAAGtcatctcccctcctcagcggccccgaccaccaccacagcctctTTGGCGGCCTTCCCCACCCAATCAACAGCAGCGTCCGCTTCGACGGCAACGGGTTTGGCTCCACCCTCGACGACAATGACCATCTCGGCGCCAACTCGATGCAatcgccctcctccgcctaCGATGACCACCGCAGCGCCTTCTGGCGTGAGTGGAAAGAGGCCCGCATCGCCCTCCAAACCTGGGAATTCGACTCCAACCGCGTCCGGGCCTCGCTCACCGGCCCGCCGCTCCCGCTTCcatccctctcttcctctcccacatccCCAGGAGTAGGAATGGGAGTTGGCGCTGGGGTCAATGgcaccaccccacccccgacCGCGACTCAGATCCGGGAtctcaactccctctccgAAGCCTTCCGGTATGCCGCGCTCTTGTACACCGAGCGTCTTGCCAGCCCTCActcttcctccacccacAACAACTTCCGCAACTTGGTCTCTCAGGTGGTCTACTACGCCACCAGCCTCGAAGCGGGTTCCTCCGCGGAGAAGTTTCTCCTCTGGCCGCTTTTTGTTGCGGGAAGCGAGTGCGTCAATGAGCTGCAGCAGAATATTGTCCGGTCCAAGTGCAGGGAGATTATGAACCGGAGCGGGTACATGAACAACCTTGCCGCGTTGGAAGTGCTTGAGCGGCtctgggctggggagggggtgcaaGTCAAGGATGAGTACAACAGGATGAGGCCGAGCACGGCGGGGCAGCAACAGAGGGGCGGGCCGTTTAATTGGATCAAGTGTATTGGGGGGAATCAGGAGGTGGAGTGGATTATGTTTTGA